In a single window of the Niabella ginsenosidivorans genome:
- a CDS encoding response regulator transcription factor yields MQKVLIIEDDREIVELLEVHLKDLGCEIYTVGNGQEGLLAAKSNHFDLIILDLMLPVLNGMEVCRKIRQTDRHTPVLMLTARSEEIDKVMGLETGADDYLTKPFSIREFIARVKVIFRRNEENASQEGIKSTPSVIRYDELEIDFDKRKVTLNELRVELSPREFELLVLLASNPGKSYSRKRLLNLVWGYDFEGYEHTVNSHINRLRGKIEADASAPKYILTTWGIGYRFNEEL; encoded by the coding sequence ATGCAAAAAGTACTAATCATTGAAGATGACCGGGAAATTGTAGAGCTGCTCGAAGTTCATTTAAAAGACCTCGGTTGTGAAATATATACTGTCGGCAACGGGCAGGAGGGTTTGCTTGCAGCAAAGAGCAATCATTTTGACCTCATCATCCTGGATCTCATGCTGCCGGTACTGAACGGTATGGAAGTATGCAGGAAGATCAGGCAGACCGATCGTCATACGCCTGTTCTGATGCTGACGGCCCGTTCTGAGGAAATTGACAAGGTAATGGGATTGGAGACAGGAGCAGATGATTATCTTACAAAACCGTTTAGTATAAGGGAATTTATAGCCCGTGTAAAAGTTATTTTCAGAAGGAATGAGGAAAATGCATCGCAGGAGGGCATTAAGAGCACGCCTTCTGTTATCCGGTACGATGAACTGGAGATTGATTTTGACAAACGGAAAGTGACATTAAATGAGCTTCGGGTCGAGCTGTCGCCCAGGGAATTTGAGCTGCTGGTTTTGCTGGCATCCAATCCCGGAAAAAGCTACAGCCGTAAACGGTTGCTGAACCTGGTATGGGGTTATGATTTTGAGGGCTACGAACATACCGTCAACAGCCACATCAACCGGTTACGGGGAAAAATTGAAGCCGATGCTTCAGCACCAAAATATATTTTAACTACCTGGGGCATCGGGTACAGGTTTAACGAAGAATTATAA
- a CDS encoding HAMP domain-containing sensor histidine kinase has translation MEKSKSIKGNLLFWKIAAVFTIVLVVLGLVFVLIASRFSSSYYTAAHQQLYGDIAQHLVTFTQPIKNGKPDTAVTHDIIHSTMVANPSVEVYLLDTAGNITDFVVPDTTVQIRRVNIAAVKRWLAVKDGERPLGDNPKLPGEPSIFSAAPIYENGHLYGYVYAVLASEKQRAVLAALNNHIYIRLGAYIFFAALAVAFIVGIVTFFLITDSIRKIAAVVRRFKEGDYSARIEGNARGDLGLLTATFNEMADVIVSNIDKITATDKFRQELIANVSHDLRTPLSIMQGYIETLMIKKNTLAGTDKDRYLAIVHGSAQKLSGLVDQLFQYAKLEANLITPEKESFLLEELASDILMSYQLKATERSIRLDLDTAQHLPMVFADIALTERVFQNLLDNALKFTPDGGTIRIILSPAEKGIKVQVADTGVGIAPEDQRYIFERYKQLSKEAAPKKGMGIGLAIVKKILELHNTAIDVISEQGRGTTFRFVIPA, from the coding sequence ATGGAAAAGAGTAAATCCATAAAAGGCAATCTGCTGTTCTGGAAAATTGCTGCTGTATTTACGATCGTATTAGTGGTATTGGGATTGGTATTTGTGCTGATCGCTTCCAGGTTCTCCAGCTCTTATTATACGGCTGCGCACCAGCAATTATATGGCGATATTGCGCAACATCTGGTAACATTTACGCAGCCGATAAAAAACGGGAAGCCGGATACCGCAGTAACGCACGATATCATACACTCTACCATGGTAGCCAATCCCAGTGTAGAAGTGTATTTACTGGATACTGCCGGGAATATAACAGATTTTGTGGTACCGGACACTACCGTGCAGATACGCCGGGTGAATATTGCTGCTGTTAAAAGATGGCTGGCTGTAAAGGACGGGGAACGCCCTCTGGGCGACAATCCAAAACTCCCGGGCGAACCATCTATTTTTTCCGCAGCGCCTATATACGAGAACGGGCACCTGTATGGTTATGTATATGCTGTGCTGGCCAGTGAAAAGCAGCGGGCAGTATTAGCGGCTTTGAATAACCATATATACATCCGCTTAGGTGCATATATTTTCTTTGCAGCACTGGCGGTTGCTTTTATTGTGGGTATTGTAACCTTCTTTCTCATAACAGACAGCATCAGGAAAATTGCAGCTGTGGTACGGCGTTTTAAAGAAGGCGACTATTCGGCCCGCATTGAGGGAAATGCCAGGGGCGACCTGGGCTTGCTTACTGCTACCTTCAATGAAATGGCAGATGTTATTGTAAGCAACATCGATAAGATAACTGCCACCGATAAGTTCAGGCAGGAACTCATTGCTAATGTGTCGCATGATCTTCGTACGCCGCTTTCCATTATGCAGGGCTACATTGAAACGCTTATGATTAAAAAAAACACCCTTGCCGGAACGGATAAAGACCGGTATCTGGCCATTGTTCATGGAAGTGCTCAAAAGCTGTCGGGCCTTGTAGACCAGCTTTTCCAGTATGCAAAGCTGGAAGCCAACCTGATAACCCCTGAGAAGGAATCTTTTTTGCTGGAAGAACTGGCTTCAGATATTTTAATGTCCTATCAGCTAAAAGCAACAGAGCGTTCTATCCGCCTTGATTTAGATACTGCACAGCATTTGCCCATGGTATTTGCAGATATTGCCCTTACCGAGCGGGTGTTCCAAAACCTGCTGGACAATGCATTGAAATTTACACCTGATGGGGGCACTATCCGGATCATTCTGTCGCCTGCTGAAAAAGGGATAAAAGTACAGGTTGCAGATACGGGGGTTGGGATTGCACCGGAAGATCAGCGTTATATCTTTGAGCGATATAAGCAGCTTAGTAAAGAAGCAGCTCCTAAAAAGGGCATGGGCATCGGATTAGCGATCGTGAAAAAGATACTGGAATTGCATAACACTGCCATTGATGTGATCAGTGAGCAGGGCAGGGGCACTACATTCCGGTTTGTAATACCGGCATAA
- a CDS encoding Gfo/Idh/MocA family oxidoreductase has product MNRRKFIKNGAASLAAFTIVPSYVLGGPKHIAPSDQLTRAIIGVGSMGQNHIAYTDARLVAICDVDQKHLAAALAKCPSGTKTYHDYRELLQDPAIDIVHIATPPHWHGIMSVDAANAGKDVWCEKPMTRTIGEGKRVREVIQQNARIFRLNTWFRFTDNFYGMNTTVKPIKKLVESGLLGWPLKVTVNAATGFNWKFFWVGKHSLEPQPVPPELDYDFWLGPAPYKPYNPHRVHQTFRGYWDYDGGGLGDMGQHYLDPIQYFLGKDHTSPVKIDVDAPEQDPDAAGTWKRIELTYEDGCKIVLDGENRDVNAAYIEGPKGKVYNGFKTTIPDLDRKLAALPDPEPQLGDFAQAVRTRQKFALNEDNGFRSSTLVNLAITAVRLGRSLQFDPVKLAFVDDAAANALIHQPMRGPWSI; this is encoded by the coding sequence ATGAATCGTAGAAAATTTATCAAAAACGGTGCTGCTTCCCTGGCTGCTTTTACCATTGTGCCCTCATATGTTTTAGGCGGGCCAAAGCATATTGCGCCAAGCGATCAGCTGACAAGGGCCATTATTGGTGTTGGCTCTATGGGGCAAAACCATATTGCTTATACGGATGCGCGCCTGGTGGCTATTTGCGATGTTGATCAGAAACACCTGGCGGCAGCGCTTGCCAAATGTCCCTCGGGAACAAAGACCTATCACGATTACCGCGAACTGTTGCAGGATCCTGCCATCGACATTGTGCATATTGCCACTCCGCCGCACTGGCATGGAATCATGAGCGTAGACGCAGCAAACGCGGGCAAAGATGTATGGTGCGAAAAGCCGATGACCCGTACTATTGGTGAAGGTAAAAGAGTGCGTGAAGTTATCCAGCAAAATGCGCGCATATTCCGGCTGAACACCTGGTTCCGTTTTACGGATAATTTTTATGGGATGAACACTACTGTAAAGCCCATTAAAAAACTGGTAGAAAGCGGGTTGCTGGGATGGCCATTGAAAGTTACGGTAAACGCTGCAACCGGTTTTAACTGGAAATTTTTCTGGGTAGGTAAACATTCCCTGGAGCCGCAACCGGTGCCGCCGGAGCTGGATTATGATTTCTGGCTGGGGCCGGCTCCTTATAAACCCTATAACCCGCACCGCGTGCACCAGACGTTCCGGGGATATTGGGATTATGATGGTGGCGGTCTGGGCGATATGGGGCAGCATTACCTGGATCCCATTCAATATTTTCTAGGAAAAGATCATACCAGCCCTGTAAAAATTGACGTGGACGCCCCGGAACAGGATCCGGATGCTGCCGGCACCTGGAAACGCATTGAACTGACTTATGAAGACGGTTGCAAAATTGTGCTTGATGGTGAAAACAGGGATGTAAACGCTGCTTATATAGAAGGCCCGAAAGGCAAGGTATATAACGGTTTCAAAACAACCATTCCGGACCTAGACCGTAAGCTGGCCGCGCTTCCTGATCCCGAACCGCAGTTGGGCGACTTTGCACAGGCAGTAAGAACCCGCCAGAAATTTGCGTTAAATGAAGATAACGGGTTCCGCTCTTCCACATTGGTCAACCTGGCCATTACCGCCGTTCGCCTGGGAAGATCTTTACAGTTCGATCCTGTGAAGCTGGCATTTGTTGATGATGCTGCCGCCAATGCGCTTATTCATCAGCCCATGCGTGGCCCCTGGTCCATTTAA
- a CDS encoding spondin domain-containing protein, with protein sequence MKKSILKSFMALSIVTLLASCDKEDMPQAQSKTITVENVLDSKPLVESGTFKGNGTPPVILPGQSVSFSFYAAKGQRLTFATMYGWSNDLFFAPENPGIQLYNDDGSPVTGDVSAQIKLWDNGTRVNQVPGASVMHPDTAETTPKNIKEVNGTDDFGHNYLPASQLMHVSLSYGGNSGFTVTIKNISGGTTNETPFSPGVWAISYIAGGNLLLPEPVYSAGKPTANGLTNIAEMGDITMLSAYLTGHTGIFTPLSPVLVVVYSGSENPFYKTGEKDRGEGLKELAQKGNAAVLAAALKSKAGVKNVYVLQDPANTVLLPQVNGASGGRVSQQLSLQEGDKIAIATMYGFSNDWFFATTGNDISSDQKGDVSATISLFDDGTAVNQYPGAGVTQANLAGTPLEENKPIQMVPNPNPFNTLPEIKDMIKVTLQ encoded by the coding sequence ATGAAAAAGAGCATCCTGAAGTCGTTTATGGCTTTATCCATCGTAACCCTGCTGGCATCCTGCGATAAAGAGGATATGCCGCAGGCGCAATCAAAAACCATTACTGTTGAAAATGTACTTGACAGCAAGCCCCTGGTTGAGTCCGGAACCTTTAAGGGAAACGGCACGCCCCCGGTTATTCTGCCCGGGCAATCTGTATCCTTTTCATTTTACGCTGCCAAAGGACAACGTCTTACGTTTGCGACCATGTATGGCTGGAGCAATGACCTGTTCTTTGCGCCGGAAAATCCGGGTATTCAACTGTATAATGATGACGGCAGCCCGGTTACCGGCGATGTATCTGCACAAATAAAGCTTTGGGATAACGGAACCCGGGTGAACCAGGTACCCGGCGCCAGTGTCATGCATCCGGACACTGCAGAAACTACTCCAAAGAATATTAAGGAAGTGAACGGCACCGATGATTTCGGTCATAATTATCTGCCTGCATCACAACTGATGCATGTGTCGCTTAGCTATGGCGGCAATTCCGGATTTACCGTTACTATTAAAAATATTTCGGGCGGCACTACTAATGAAACGCCCTTCAGTCCGGGCGTATGGGCCATTTCCTATATTGCCGGTGGCAACCTGCTGTTGCCGGAACCGGTATATTCAGCCGGAAAGCCCACAGCTAACGGTCTTACGAACATTGCAGAAATGGGCGATATAACGATGCTCAGTGCCTATCTCACCGGGCACACCGGTATCTTTACACCGTTATCTCCCGTTTTGGTTGTAGTATACAGCGGATCAGAAAATCCTTTTTATAAAACCGGAGAAAAAGATCGGGGGGAAGGCCTGAAGGAACTGGCACAAAAAGGAAATGCAGCAGTACTTGCAGCAGCGCTGAAAAGCAAGGCAGGTGTAAAAAATGTTTATGTGCTGCAGGACCCGGCAAATACGGTGCTGCTACCCCAGGTAAACGGCGCCAGCGGAGGCAGGGTATCCCAGCAACTGTCGCTGCAGGAAGGCGATAAAATTGCCATAGCTACCATGTATGGCTTTTCCAATGACTGGTTCTTTGCCACTACCGGAAACGATATCAGCAGCGATCAGAAAGGAGATGTTTCTGCAACCATAAGTTTGTTTGATGACGGTACAGCCGTAAACCAATATCCCGGCGCAGGGGTTACCCAGGCCAATCTGGCCGGTACACCACTGGAAGAGAATAAACCGATTCAGATGGTTCCCAATCCTAACCCCTTCAACACATTGCCTGAAATAAAAGATATGATCAAAGTAACCCTGCAATAG